DNA sequence from the Cohnella herbarum genome:
CACGGATTTATACTTTACGGGCAATGTCGAAATCGCTTCGTGAATAAGCCTCTGCGTCTCGGAGAGCAGCAGCTCGCTTTCCGGCGTTCGATCATCGCTCGGCAGCATGGCATAGCCGTCCAACCCTTCGTGCTCGGACGATTCCGCATCCAAGGAATAGATCGCTTTCCTTTTCCTAAGTCGGTCTATGCATAAATTCGTGGCAATCCTATAAATCCAAGTGGAAAATTTCTGATTCTCGTCGTATCGATCCAGATTCTTGTACACCCTTAAGAATGTTTCCTGTACGACGTCCTCGGCCTCTTGCCGGTTATTCGTCATTCGGTATGCGAGGTGAAACAGCTTGTCCTTATATAGATCCACGATCTCCGCGAACGCGCGTTGATCCCCTTTCCGGGCTAAACGCGCCAGCCGCGTTTCAACTGGCTTCAAAGTTACGACTCACCTTCCTTTCCGACTGTGACAAGCCCCGGAGACTTTTGTTGTGCGGCCATGATTCCCGCTATGATCAGTATGATTCCCGCCCCTTGCCCTATTGTCAGCGGTTCGCCTAGAAGGACGGAAGCAGCGAGTACGGCAGCCGGAAGTTCCATCGAGCCGAGCAATGCCGCTAATCCGCTGCCTACCTTGGGTATTCCGTAATTAAAACAGAAAAAAGGAAACGCAGTCCCAAGGAAGCCGAGCAATAGCCCCCAGCCCATCAACGATACATCGAAGCTTTCGGCAATAGTACCTGGCGTTTGGAGCAAAATCACGAATAGGAGCGATGCCGTAGACATGATCGTCGATTTCCCGATCGGATCCATTTGCTGGGGGAGAAATCCGGAGAGGAAGAAAAACAAGCTATATGCGACGGCCGACAATAGACCGAACACGACGCCCCATCCATCTATTTTACCGAAATCGTCCTGCAGAACTCCAACGGCTAACACCGTTCCGATAGCAATACACAGGACGGCGATCCATTCTTGGCGCGTGGGCCATTGACGTTTGCGAATACTTTCTAGCAGAATCGTAATCCACGTAAACTGAAAAAGCAAGACAATCCCCAAAGAAGCGTCCAAACGCGACAAGCACTCGTTGTACAAAACGGTAGTAAGCGACAACCCGATGACTCCGGTAGCTATCAGCATTATCCAAGCTTTCCAATTACCCGCCAGCACAAGCTTGCTTCCGCGCAGTCTCGCGACGCCAAGCGCAAGCCACAACAATACCGCTCCGGAGAATACTTGTTGGAAAGTGAGTTGATTAACGCCCCAACCATCGGCTATGGCCAACTTGAACACCGCCGACAATAATCCATAGCTTGCCGCGCCGACCAGCACGAGTACTATGGCTAAGATCGGCTTTTTCGTTCCGTTCATGGTTTGACCTGCTTCCTTGAGCACGAAGGGCCCGGGGACTTAACCCGGGCCCTTCTTCGTTCCTTTATAATCAGCCCGTATTGCGGAGACCCGCAGCAATGCCGTTGATCGTTAACAATACTTCGCGGAGGAGTTCCGCGTCGTCTCCGTTCTGAGAACGCAAGGCGCGCAATTCGGTTAATAATTGAACTTGCATATAGCTTAACGGATCGACGTACGGATTGCGAAGCCGGATCGATTCCTGGATGACGGGAACGTTATCGAGAATATCCTCTTGTCCCGTAATCGTCAGAATCATTTCCGTCGTCTTCGCGTACTCTTCTTCGATCTGAGTGAAGATCCGGTCTTTGATCGTGCCGTCCTCGATCATCCCCGCGTATTGGCGGGCGATCATGAGATCCGCTTTGCCAAGCGCCATCTGGAGATTATCAAGCAAGGAACGGAAGAACGAATACTCGCGATACATCGTGCGAAGCGTTTCTAGACGTTCTACATCGCCGTTCACGTACGTTTGGAAGGCCGTACCCGCTGCGTACCATGCCGGTAACAAGTAGCGGCTTTGCGTCCATGCGAATACCCACGGAATCGCGCGCAAGTCTTCGAAACGATCGCTTCCTTTCCTTTTCGAAGGACGTGAACCGATGTTGAGCTCTCCGACTTCCGGAAGCGGCGTCGATTCCTTGAAGAAGGTCATGAAGTCCGGATCGCGGAAAATAAGATCCTGATACTTGGTCTGCGCGTCTATGGAAATGCCGCGCATGATCTCTTCCCATTGGGTCTCGATCGAACTCTTATGCTCGGAGTACTGGGATAAATACGCACCCGTGATCAGAGCGCCGGTTGCTTGCTCCAAGCTGCGATAGGCAATTCCCTTCATCGAGTAACGGGAAGACAACACTTCGCCTTGCTCCGTAATCTTGATGCCGCCGCCGATCGTGTGAGGCGGTTGAGCCAGGATGCTGCGATTAAGCGGCATTCCTCCGCGGCCAAGCGCGCCTCCGCGGCCATGAAAGAACTTCAAGCGAACGCCGTGCGCTTTAGCCGTCTGGGTCAAGTCGTTCAGCGCTACGCGCAGTTCCCAGTTGGCCGTAACCATGCCGCCGTCTTTATTGCTATCGGAGTAACCGAGCATAATCTCGTGCAAGTCTCCCATAGCCGTCAAGCATTCGCGGTAAATCGGCAACTTGAACAGGGTTTCCATAATCGCCGGAGCTTCATGCAAGTCGTCGATAGTCTCGAATAACGGCGCGGCTTGAAGCGTGCTCACGATCTTGCCGTTCTCGTCGCGGCGGAATAATCCCGCTTCCTTAGCGAATACCATAACTTCAAGAATATCGCTTGCCGCTTCCGACATACTGATCAGGTAACTCGTGATGCAACCATTTCCGAATTCTTGTTGCGCTTTATAGATCGTATGGTAAACGTCCAGACACTCTTTACTGGAATCGCTCAACTCGATCTTATCGTTCCAGATCGAACCATCGCTCTCAAGCAGTCCGTTCAACAGGCTGATTTTGTCCTGCTCGTTCAGCTCGGCGTAGTTACTCGTAACTCCCGCTTTCGACAAGAGCTCCGTCATGGCGTTCTCGTGCTCTTTACTATGCTGACGCACGTCCAAAGCCGCGAGATGGAAGCCGAACAGTTCCACTTGGCGAACAAACTTCTTCAGATACGAATTCGCGACGAAGTCGGCGAAGTGATGACGCAAGCTTCTGTCTAGAATCTGGATATCCGAGATCAGATCGGCAACCGTATTGTACCGTTGCTTGGTGCCTTTGAACTCGTCTTCCCTCATGTTCTTCAGCTTCTGAAGCATATATCTTAGCTTGACCCGGTAAGGTTCTTTGTCGTTCGTCCAAGCCTCTACCGTGCGAAGCTCAACGTTAGCGTTATCTTCGCGAATGGACCCGAGCAACTCGTCCGTTACGTTAACGATCGTCGTGCTGAAGCTTAACTGGCGGCTTAGCTCGCGAATGATATTCTCGTACTTATAGATAACGAGGTTCCGCTGCATATGCAGCGTCTTCCAGGTCACTTCCGCGGTTACGGACGGATTGCCGTCGCGATCCCCGCCGATCCATGATCCGAATCGCAAATAAGTAGGCACGTGCCAAGAAACTTCCGGATAATACTTCTCGAGGCAGCGTTCCAACTCTTCGTAGACATCGGGAAGAACTTCGAATAACGTTTCATGGAAGAAATACATCCCGTTACGCACTTCATCCAATACGGTAGGTTTACGGTCGCGCAACTCATCGGTTTGCCATAGCGTAAGGACCTCGTTGAGCAACTTCTCGCGTAATTTCTCCCGTTCGCGATAGGTTAGATTCGGATTATCCAATTCCATAACCTCATCCGCGATACGTTTATGAATATCGAGCACGTCCCGACGGGTAGCTTCGGTCGGATGCGCAGTCATGACTAGCTCAAGCGAAATATCGGTGAGCATGTTCCGAACTTCGTCCACCTCGAGCTTCTTTTCCTTCAGATCCTGAATGACGCTCTCGATCGAACCGGGCTGTACCGCTTCCCCTGTCGAACGCTCGTAATCGCGTTTGCGGCGGATGCGGTGATTCTGCTCGGCGATATTGACCAATTGAAAGTAAATTGCGAATGCGCGAATAACTTGATGCCTGATTTCCGGTTCTAGAGTTTTAACGGTGTTAATAAATCCGTCGTACAATTCCGGCAAATACTCGGCTCTTAGAGCTTTGCTCATTTCCCGTATCTTCTCAACATGTTCTAGCAGTTCCCGACCACCCTGATGCACGAGCACTTCGCCAAGAATATTACCTAGAAAGCGCACATCTCTACGCAGCAGATGATTGGACGGAGAACGTTGACCCGTAGCCAATTCCGACATCTCTTTCACTCCAAACGTTGCATTTCATCAAAAAAACCCTTCTTACTATGATACTACAACAGACGTCGAAAATCTTCTTTTTCTTCATCATTTGTTCATAATTCTTAGGTTTCAACGACTGGAAAATGGTGTAAGTAATATGTAAATCCTTTAATATCATTATTCGTCGGCCATAATCTTAATGAAGGAGTGAGTCGCAATGAAAAGAAAAACCTTACCTCTTAAAGAGTACTTGGTCATTCTTACGTTGGCCACTGCGGTTAAGATGGAACGGGAATAAGCAGCATATGAAAGAGTCCTCGGGTAAGACTACCGGGACTCTTTTTTCATTTTTTCCGAAATATAACAAAAAAAGCCCTCTTCGAGAGCTTAAAGCATTCGTCATATGGAGCGGGTGATGGGAATACTCAACATCTCTGATTAAAATGTTCCCATTCGGGAACGAGTGGAGGTAGATGTTGACGCGCGTCCTGATTAGATCATTCAAGTTGTATTCACGGACGGTCGAACCCTATTTCTGAGTTCGTTTCCCATCCGGGAAGTATATTCATATGGAGCGGGTGATGGGAATCGAACCCACGCTATCAGCTTGGAAGGCTGAAGTTCTACCATTGAACTACACCCGCGTGCGGTACAATAGGTGGTCGGGACGACACGATTCGAACATGCGACCCCCTGGTCCCAAACCAGGTGCTCTACCAAGCTGAGCTACGTCCCGACAGTATGAAGTAAATCCCTTAAAAAAAAGCCCTAAGGCTTAAGAAATAAAAATATGGAGCGGGTGATGGGAATCGAACCCACGCTATCAGCTTGGAAGGCTGAAGTTCTACCATTGAACTACACCCGCACGGTGTAAAAAGATGGTCGGGACGACACGATTCGAACATGCGACCCCCTGGTCCCAAACCAGGTGCTCTACCAAGCTGAGCTACGTCCCGACAGTAAGTATGTTGTTGTAAAAATGGCGCGCCCTGAGAGATTCGAACTCCCGGCCTTTTGATTCGTAGTCAAACGCTCTATCCAGCTGAGCTAAGGGCGCAAATCTTGGAGCGGAAAACGGGGCTCGAACCCGCGACCTTCTCGTTGGCAACGAGATGCTCTACCACTGAGCTATTTCCGCAACCTGTGGTAATAATGGTGCGCGTAGAGGGACTTGAACCCCCACGGTCGCCCGCCAGATCCTAAGTCTGGTGCGTCTGCCAATTCCGCCATACGCGCATAATAACAATTGTACCATTTGTGAAAATGGTGAGCCATGAAGGACTCGAACCTTCGACACCCTGATTAAAAGTCAGGTGCTCTACCAGCTGAGCTAATGGCTCAAAAAATGGCTGGGGATCAAGGATTCGAACCTTGGATGACGGAGTCAAAGTCCGTTGCCTTACCGCTTGGCTAATCCCCAACGGTAAGCCAATCTTAAAGATTATGGTGGAGGCTGACGGGATCGAACCGCCGACCCTCTGCTTGTAAGGCAGATGCTCTCCCAGCTGAGCTAAGCCTCCGTATGATGGTGACCCCTAGGGGATTCGAACCCCTGTTACCTCCGTGAAAGGGAGGTGTCTTAACCACTTGACCAAGGGGCCGTGAATGGTATTGGATCTGGAGCTCTCAACCGGGATCGAACCGGTGACCTCATCCTTACCATGGATGCACTCTACCTACTGAGCTATGAGAGCATGGTCCCTATACCTATACACAGCGATAGAGATTAAAGCTTCCGGCCTGGCAACGTCCTACTCTCCCAGGACCCTGCGGTCCAAGTACCATTGGCGCTGGAGGGCTTAACGGTCGTGTTCGGGATGGGTACGCGTGGAACCCCTCCGCCATTATTACCAGACCGGATCTTAAACTCAAGGCTTGCGCCTTGAAAACTGGATGCGAAGTAAAGCGGTCAGAAGAAGGTGAGTATCATTGTCTTGCTAGCATCATTCGTGACGACTAAAGTCGCACGAGTTCGTTTAGGATAAGCCCTCGACCGATTAGTACCCGTCAGCTCCACACATTGCTGCGCTTCCACCCCGAGCCTATCAACCTGGTGTTCTTCCAGGGGTCTTACGAATTGGGAAA
Encoded proteins:
- the sigW gene encoding RNA polymerase sigma factor SigW gives rise to the protein MKPVETRLARLARKGDQRAFAEIVDLYKDKLFHLAYRMTNNRQEAEDVVQETFLRVYKNLDRYDENQKFSTWIYRIATNLCIDRLRKRKAIYSLDAESSEHEGLDGYAMLPSDDRTPESELLLSETQRLIHEAISTLPVKYKSVMILRYLQDLSLQEISDVLEMPVTTVKTRVHRGREFLRKKLEHKL
- a CDS encoding EamA family transporter, with translation MNGTKKPILAIVLVLVGAASYGLLSAVFKLAIADGWGVNQLTFQQVFSGAVLLWLALGVARLRGSKLVLAGNWKAWIMLIATGVIGLSLTTVLYNECLSRLDASLGIVLLFQFTWITILLESIRKRQWPTRQEWIAVLCIAIGTVLAVGVLQDDFGKIDGWGVVFGLLSAVAYSLFFFLSGFLPQQMDPIGKSTIMSTASLLFVILLQTPGTIAESFDVSLMGWGLLLGFLGTAFPFFCFNYGIPKVGSGLAALLGSMELPAAVLAASVLLGEPLTIGQGAGIILIIAGIMAAQQKSPGLVTVGKEGES
- the ppc gene encoding phosphoenolpyruvate carboxylase; this encodes MSELATGQRSPSNHLLRRDVRFLGNILGEVLVHQGGRELLEHVEKIREMSKALRAEYLPELYDGFINTVKTLEPEIRHQVIRAFAIYFQLVNIAEQNHRIRRKRDYERSTGEAVQPGSIESVIQDLKEKKLEVDEVRNMLTDISLELVMTAHPTEATRRDVLDIHKRIADEVMELDNPNLTYREREKLREKLLNEVLTLWQTDELRDRKPTVLDEVRNGMYFFHETLFEVLPDVYEELERCLEKYYPEVSWHVPTYLRFGSWIGGDRDGNPSVTAEVTWKTLHMQRNLVIYKYENIIRELSRQLSFSTTIVNVTDELLGSIREDNANVELRTVEAWTNDKEPYRVKLRYMLQKLKNMREDEFKGTKQRYNTVADLISDIQILDRSLRHHFADFVANSYLKKFVRQVELFGFHLAALDVRQHSKEHENAMTELLSKAGVTSNYAELNEQDKISLLNGLLESDGSIWNDKIELSDSSKECLDVYHTIYKAQQEFGNGCITSYLISMSEAASDILEVMVFAKEAGLFRRDENGKIVSTLQAAPLFETIDDLHEAPAIMETLFKLPIYRECLTAMGDLHEIMLGYSDSNKDGGMVTANWELRVALNDLTQTAKAHGVRLKFFHGRGGALGRGGMPLNRSILAQPPHTIGGGIKITEQGEVLSSRYSMKGIAYRSLEQATGALITGAYLSQYSEHKSSIETQWEEIMRGISIDAQTKYQDLIFRDPDFMTFFKESTPLPEVGELNIGSRPSKRKGSDRFEDLRAIPWVFAWTQSRYLLPAWYAAGTAFQTYVNGDVERLETLRTMYREYSFFRSLLDNLQMALGKADLMIARQYAGMIEDGTIKDRIFTQIEEEYAKTTEMILTITGQEDILDNVPVIQESIRLRNPYVDPLSYMQVQLLTELRALRSQNGDDAELLREVLLTINGIAAGLRNTG